The Paenibacillus sp. BIC5C1 DNA segment CCGATCGAGATATGCAAGCTGCTCCAGCGCCAGCATCGTTTGTTCAGATAAAGGTTCCTCCATCACGGTACGAAGAAGTTTATCAGCATAGCCGTCATCCTGCTCAAGTTTGGATCGGGCATGTTGACGTGCCATGTCCTCTTCGCTGATTTCCTCTTCCTCCCGCTCTTCACGAACCTCGGGTAAATCTTCCCCATAATGAGGGAATGCAGCTTCGAGCCATTCGAGCAACGCTCGCCATTCGTCGTAATGCCGTTCCTCCTGCCCTTGGCATTGCAGCAAAAAGCGAAGCAGGTCCATCGCTTCACCATAGCGTTCATTTTCTAGCATAACCGTCAATTGAATCTGGTAATAGTCCAGCGTCTTAGGAAACAGCACGATATTGTTACTGTGCTCGGTTTCCGGGGTCGTGGATTCCTTAATAGGAGCACCTCCTCTGTATCCTGAATCTCCAGTCGCAATCAACCATAAATAGATGTATATTAAACGAAAGTCGATCTATTTTTTGAGTTCTTCTGATATTCTAACATAACCTTAATTATAATGAAAAAAACGTTACCGCCGCCAAATATCATATACGAAAAATAGTTTAAAATAAAATGTTTGATATTCATCATTATTTATGATAAAATCAATTTTGCTTGAAAAAATCCATGTCTCAGTAGCTCAGCTGGATAGAGCAACGCCCTTCTAAGGCGTCGGTCGGGGGTTCGAATCCCTCCTGGGACGTAGCAAAGAAAAAGCTTCCTTCGGGAAGCTTTTTTTTTGCGTTCTGGGGATGAGAACCCCGATGGTTCGTCGGAGCATAAGCTTCGGGAGGATTACTTCGCAGTCTCGACTGCAAGGAGAGTATCCCTCCTGGGACGTATTAAAGAAAAGCTTCCTTCGGGAAGCTTTTTTTGCGTTCCGGGGATGAGAACCCCGATGGTTCGTCGGAGCCTAAGCTTCGGGAGCACAACTTCGCAGTCTCGACTGCAAGGAGAGTATCCCTCCTGGGACGTATTAAAGAAAAGCTTCCTTCGGGAAGCTTTTTTTGCGTTCTAGGGATGATTAATACGTTAATCGGCTGATGTTGACACGGGATGTTATGCTTGTTTATGTATATGTATGTATCAAAGTATACATATTAGACAAATAAACTTTAGGAGATTTACCATGCCATCATCTTTACATCAAAATGCCCCTGACCGCTCTGAAGTCGATAATTCATCGTCAGCATCCATGAAACTTGGACTCTTGCTGGCAGGCATTATCGTTATCGCAGCAACCATGCGTTCACCTATTACGGCAACAGGTCCAATTGTGGAACTGATCCGTACAGATACAGGTATAAGTCATACGTTGGCAGGCTTGCTTACCTCTCTTCCTTTGCTTGCCTTCGCGGCAATCTCTCCGTTCGCCCCACAATTGGCGCGAAGATTCGGACTAGAAACCGCTCTGTTAACTGCCATAATTCTCGTGACTATAGGTGTATCCCTCCGGTTTATGCCCTCTGTTCCCGTTCTCTTTGCAGGAACAGCGATCCTTGGATGTGGGATTGCCCTGAGCAACGTATTGCTGCCCAGTCTGATCAAAAGGGATTTCCCATTGCGAGTGGGACTCGTTACCGGACTTTATTCCGTGTCCATGAATATATGGGGCGCTATTGCCTCAGGAATCAGCGTCCCAGCTGCAGGCTTAACCTCCATGGGTTGGCACGCTTCACTGGGCATGTGGGCGATACTGTCCATTCTAGCCCTGATTCTCTGGCTGCCTCACGTCCGATCTGGACGTCGCGGTGAAGTTTACGTGGCTTCGAGAACGGAAGCGAAGCCGGTTCGTCTTATTACCTCTCCCTTAGCCTGGTATGTCACATTGTTCATGGGACTGCAATCTTTAATTTTTTACACTACAATTACCTGGTTGCCCGAGGTTTTATCTGATCAAGGTTTCAGTTCCTCTTCAGCAGGCTGGATGTTATCCCTGATGCAAATGGTTAGTGTACCAGTAACGTTCATCGTTCCCATTCTCGCTGGTCGAATGAAAGATCAACGTAAGTTGACAGCAATTACAGGGTCATGTCTGATTCTGGGATACGCATTCCTTTTAAGTGGTATTTCCTCGCTGGTAACCATTGGTGTTGCTTTAGCCGGCGTTGGAGCAGGGGCTTCGTTCGGACTTGTAACCATGTTTTTTGTACTGCGTACGTCCGATGCAAGACAGGCTGCGGGACTTTCAGGTATGGCTCAATCCTTTGGGTATATGCTGGCAGCTGTCGGACCTTTGCTGTTCGGCGTGCTTCATGATTGGACACAAGGATGGACCCTTCCCTTGCTAGTACAGGTTCTCCTTGCCATTGTATTACTAGTCGCAGGTATAAATGCCAGCAAGAATCGAGTGATCGGTTAGATTAATTACGCTCCCCTTATGAGTGACAGGCTAACAAAACCTGTACTCATGAGAGGAGCGTTTTATTATTGACGGACTTTCATGTGAACTATATTCAATTTACAACTAACAGGACAACGAATAGTTATCCATTCACGCAGCAGAGAAAAAAACAAGATAAAACGGTCTCCATCCCGCGAGATCAGGATGAAGACCGCTTATGCGAAAACATTTGCTTCAATAAATAAGTGCCGTGGAGTTTATTTCACTTTTACCGTGATCTTGTCCGTGCTGGTGACACCAGCTGCGTTGATTAACTCAGCCCGGTACGTATACGTGCCTGAAGTGCGTCCTGTCAGCGAAGTAACGGCACTTTGCGCATTAGGCGTAACCGCTTTGAGCGTTTGGGTGTCGATCAACTTATCATTTTCGTAGAGGCGATACTCAGTAGCATTGGTTCCCCACCACAAGTTCATAGTTACCTTATAATTACCGTCGCCATCCCAGTTATCTTGAGAGAGAACTGCTTTGCCTGGCGATGCGTTGGTAACCTTGACTGTCAGTGTCGCACTCCGTGTGGTCCCTTTGTCGTTCGTTAGCTCGGCTACGTACGTATAGGTGCCGTTGGCTTTACCCGTGATCTTCGTTTGGGCAAACTGTGCCAGTGGCGCATTGTAGGTCAACTTCTGCGTATCGATCAAAACCCCATCCTCATAAAGCTTGTAGCTGGTGGCGTTCTCACCCCACCACAGGTTCATGGTAACGATATATGAGCCTTCGCTCAGGCCATTACCAACCCAATTATTATGAGACAAAACAGGTGTTCCAGGCGCTTTGACGGCTGGAGTTTCAGGCTCAGTCTCCTTGGATTTCAGACTCAGTGCCGTAGTGCCTTTACCAGATAGTCCTTGTTGGTCTTTTACCGTAAGTTCAACTGCATATTCACCTGCTTGGATGCCTTCTAAAGGAAGAGTGAAGCTACCATCAGGTTTTACTTCAAATACACCCTCCTTGTAAATCGAACCATCCTCTTTTTTCAGGACGTATGTTGCGTTCAGCGCAGCCGCCGGGTCAAACTCAATGTTCCAGTTCTCTTTAAGTGAAGGAGCAACACGGAAGTACAAGTCATCCACGCTGCCATTAACAACAACAGATTCATCTTGCTTGAATTCCAGTTTTTCTGGTGCTGTTACAACCGGAGCTGCTTTTTTCACCAAAAATGGAGAGGTATCTTCGATATACGTTTTGCCATCAACACCGATTGTAGTGATATCAACCGTGTAAAGACCATCTGGAATCGTCGTTACCTCGTCGGTAGTGTAATCTGCATACTGTCCATCCCAAGCCAGATTATATCTTGTGTTGGCTGCGAAATTGTAGTAGTTTCCAAAAATAGATCCAATATATCCATCTCCATAATAGCCCCCATCCGGGTTAAGGCCATCAAAGATCTCAATAAGGGCAAAATTCATGGGATTGTAGAATTCCATAGCTACATTGAGTGTATCCAGCGAACCATCAGACTTCAATGGATAGTGGAATGGGTTCTTCTCTGTACCATATACAGTCTCAATGTATTTAACGCCTGCTAGGGTAAGATTGAAATGTGCAACATATGGAACACTAAATGTGTCCGTTCCATTAGACAACTGAAGGTATCCTTGCGCTTCCGTTACCGCAGTAACACCTTTTGGAACTGTAATGGTAACCTTCAACTCTTCCTCACCATTCAGTGTAAAAGAGCTCTTGTCCACCGCAACGGATACACCAGGAATTGTACGAGTAGGATTCACGCTTACAGTGTAGTTTCCACCGCTGCCATTCAGCGACTCCACTTTGATCGTTTTGCTGACGGTTTTTTCGTCCGTGCTGAGGAAGTTGCCAAAATTCACACTACCAGTAACATTTGGTTTCTCGACAGCCACGCCATTCTCTGTGTATTTAGTTACATCCAATACTTTAACAAATGCAGCAGGATCAATCGTTTTCACCGCTTGAATACGCCCCGCACCTTGATCAAACACATCGTATTTGGTTGTGTCGAGCACTTTACCATTGTTCATGAGTGCTACTTTAATATCAAATGGTGTCCAGTCACTGTGCTTCTCAATCAACAGGGCAACTAGTCCGGCAACATGAGGCGTGGCCATACTTGTACCTGATTTACGATCATAAGCCTGTGAATAATCTGCTCCAGGCTCGTCCTTGCCATAGGCAGGAACAGTAGACAGAATGCTGGTACCCGGTGCAACTATATCCGGTTTGATATCCAGAGTCACCTTGGCTGGTCCGCGGGAGCTGGATGGATTCATTTCATCTCCAGCCGTTTGACCTTTAACGAATTCACTAAAGCTCACTTCAACGCTTTGACCGGCATCCAGCTCAGCCTTGATACTTTCTCCATCTTCCTTCGACATGCTCAAGGTTGGAATAAGTTCAAAATTATCTCCCAAACTCACACCGATCGGGCCTGGAATATTGTTATATACGATAATAGCAACTGCCCCAGCAGCTTTGGCATTGGCTACTTTCTCTACAAACGCTAGCTCACCGCGCTGTACAAAAGCCACTTTGCCTGTAAAATCCTTGCCTTCAAAGTCGGTCGGCTTACCCAACCCAGCGAATAAAAGATCATATTGACCCGTCAAAACAGATTCCGGATCTGCCGAGAGGCTCCAGCCCATTACATCAAGTCGGTACACCGACTCAGTAACAGCCAATGGATTTTGCTCCGTTTCAGTTGGAGCAATCGCAGGCTCTTCTTTCACAGGTGCAACCTCTGGAGAGGTTTCGACTGGTGCCGAAGACGAGGCCGGCTCAACACCCTCTTCTGATTGGCTGGCTTCCACATCAAAAGCTGTATCATCGTCAGATGCTGAATCAGACAATCCAGCTTCGTTTGTTGATGGAGCTGCTTCACCGGTCACATCTTCCGGTGTGGTTGATGGTTCACCTTGAGCTGGAACTTCAGGAGTATCAGCACCCGGTGCTGTTCCCAGTTCAGGGGACGACTCAACTTCAGGGACAGGTTGTTCTTCAGGAAGCGTACCTTCACCTTCCTCACCAATCCAGAAATGAGTATTGGCTGTAATGCTTTGGCTAGGCCCTGTGGAGTTACCTACAGTGATTGCCATAGCCGATGCTCCTGGAGAACCTAATGTATAACGATTCGGGCCATCATTACCGCTTGCGACAACTGCAGTCACGCCAGACAGCATGGCATTATTAAGCGCAACTGAAGTGATATAACTTGGATCATTGGCAGCGTTACCCAACGAGAGATTGATTACGTCCATGCCATCGGCAACGGAACGGTCAATTCCACCAAGCACCCATGAAGTTTGACCACTTCCATAGGGCCCAAGAACACGATATGCATAAATATCGGCTTCAGGAGCAACCCCAACAATCCCGTAATCTCCAGCTTCACGAGCAGCAATGGTACCAGCCACGTGAGTACCATGGGATGTGTAATAGGCGCTTCCATTGGCATTAAATTCAGGTGCACCAGATAATTTCCACTCTTCATGTGTTGTTTCATAAGGATCATTGTCATTTTCAACGAAATCCCAGCCACCTTTGAAGGCGTCTTGCAAATTAGGATGTTCATAATCGATTCCTGTATCAATAACACCAACTTTGACGCCTTTTCCTTTGTACCCCAGATTCCATACTTCAGGGGCGCCAATAAAAGGTGCGGTATCTTTCATATAAGGATTTACCTCATCTGTTTCCGGAGCTACGGTAATTTCGAGGTCTGGATATACACTGACAACGCCCGGTATGCGAAGCAATTGCCCCAATTGGTTGCCCTTAAGTTCAATGGCCACACCATTTAGAGCATATGCGTAATTTTCCAATACTTCGTGTTTGATTTTATTCTGAGTGAGGCTATGTACAAATGACTGTTGTTGTTGCTCAACTTGAGTCACAGCCTTTGTTTCCATAGAGGAGGTAAAAGATTTTCCAGAGAGGGTAGATTCGCCTTGCGCAACAGCAACTGGCTTATTGGAGAGTTCAACAATGACTCTTGTATTCTCTCCCCCAAGACCTTCCAGACTCTTGTCTAAAAATGGATCTGCTGCAAGCTTTCCTTCCCGCTGGGCAAGAATCTCTCTCCATTGTTTGGCTTCGGTCTTGCTTAGCGAATTCTCAAGCTGAATACCAACAGGAGCGGCTCCGGCCGCTGGCATGATAATAGAAAAAGTCATTAGAATACTTAACAATATGGATATCAAACGTTTATTCAAGGCTATGCCCCTCCTTCTCAATATGAAAGTACCTCACCAATCGATTGGGTCCTGCAATGACAAGTACTGCAATACCTGTGACAACTCACCACCCTATCTGCAAGTAGATTGACCCTTGGTAAATTATTCTACTAAAATAGCACATTTACCTTCTAAATAATTACAATTATGATATAAAAATTACTTATATGGTTCTTGAGTAAGAGAAAAATGTTAAATTGTATTTATTTGTCGATTGAATAGTTCAATTTTAAAATATGACATAGGAAAAAAGGCCAAGATCCTCTTCATTCCGAAAGAGATTCCCAGCCTATTTGTGATCGATGGATTTCATGAAAAATATTTTATTAATTCATTTAACAGTGACACATCTTTTGCTTATTTAACTTCCCGGCTTCACTGCTTCAATTCGAAGACGCTTATAATCGGCATAGATTGCATCTTCTTTCCAGAGCTTCGGCACAACGATTTGGCTAGTTTCACGACAGATTTTCTGAATTTGCTCCTGACTCAAACCATCAAAATAGTCCCCTCCAAAATGGGCCAACCAGCCCTCTATACCCTGTTCACCATCCGCGAGTCTGGTAGGGCGGTCATAGTGGTAGGCCTGCCGCACCAAAAATCCGCATTGTTCCAAAATGTTGCTATATTGCCCGATCGTCGGGAAATACCAAGGGTTGCGCTCAGATCCACGTATGCCAGTTTGTCTTTCAAACACTTCTTCTAATGCATCTACAATGATCTGTACATTACCCTTGCCACCGAACTCTGCTACAAAACGTCCCCCAGGCTTCAAAGACTTCCATACACTATCCGCTACAAGTCGAGGACTTCGCATCCAATGCAGAGCTGCATTGGAAAAGACGGCATCATAGAGCTTGTTCGTCGCAAACTGATGTCCGTCCCCCTCCATAAAATCGATAGCGGGAAACTTCTCTTTTGCACGGCGAATCATGTCCGGTGATGCATCCATGCCAACTACCTCAGCATGCGTTACAGAAATTTCGTACGTCAAATCCCCCGTCCCACAACCCAAGTCAAGGATATACTCCCCTTTTTGAGGTTGAAGCCATGAGATTAAACTTTTGCCGTAACCCGATACAAAAGCCAGTTTGTTGTCATACTCATCCGCTTGCCATTGATTAATCGAATGCATGGATACCACCGTCGCTTTCATGATTGATATCTACATTGTGTCACAAGATAGTTTATTATTTAAATATATAAAATCTATTCACTTGATAGGTTATACCTATAAAAAAATACCAACCTCCGACGAACCTTTGGGATTCTCATCCCCTGTACGCAAAAAAGCTTCCCGTAGGAAGCTTTTTCTAACGTCCCAGGAGGGATACTCTCCTTACAGTCGAGACTGCGAAGTATTCCTATCGATGCTTATGCTCCGACGAACCATCGGGGTTCTCATCCCTTGTACGCAAAAAAGCTTCCCGTAGGAAGCTTTTTCTAACGTCCCAGGAGGGATTCGAACCCCCGACCGACGGCTTAGAAGGCCGTTGCTCTATCCTGCTGAGCTACTGAGACAAATATGTATAATAAAAATACCGCGCGATTACTATTATACTCTCATTTCTATATTTTTCAATAGTTTTATAAAAAAATTAATAAATGCATCATTCCACATGACTTGAACGTATTATTTTCATACTTAGGAAAGCTATAGAATATGAATGCTTTAACGAGGCAATATTGGAAATATTAAGCTCAGATGCGTTTAGAACATGGGCAGGCATATTCATGATGAGACTTGCTGGGTAATCATTTGCATACATACATTCTACTGGAACCAAATAAAGGAGAGAAATCGCTATGAGACAACTTTTATCAGCATTATCCTATTTTAGTATCTTCTTTGCCCCATTCCTGTTCCCCATCATAATTTGGATTGTAGCCAAAGACAACTATATTGAGGGACATGCAAAACGGGCCTTATTCTCGCATATATTCCCGTTTATTGCGGCAATCCCGCTACTTTATTTCTTCGTTACCGCCCATAGTCTGGGTTCCGCTGTCGGATTTGTAATTTTGTTTTTTGTCATTTATGCACTAAGTTTTGTGTACAATATCGTCAAAGGTATTCAAGTGCTGCGTGAATATGCCTAACCACAAGCTCCATAACCAAGTTAAAATAAACATTCAAAAACCCGCCTTTCGAAAGAAGGGCGGGTTTCTGCATTCCGGTTACTTGTTTCCCTGACGCCACGGATTTCTCTGGGCAGGACGCTTGCTGTTAATGGCGAGCACTTCCTCGGCAAACTCGGTATGATGCGCATAAAGGTTCCCTTTGTTTTTCTTGAACTTGGAAGCCATTGCTATCACCTCCCCGGAACTTGCATATAGTATGGCTCCGGGTAATTCCGCTTATCCTTTGCAGCTATCGGCATTTGTTGGAACGAATACCTTAACCTTGCCCCACCAAATAGCGTTGAAGTGTCGGTCCCAGTAATCCAAAAGCAAGTAACTCACTCTGAAACCGGGCTTTATCTTCCCCTGCTGTAATGCCCTCACTGTTCTCAAACGCTGTTTCCGTGGCATCTTCAAACGCGGTATGCATATTGTTATTGTACCAATCCAGGACTGCATCGGAATGATTGCGTACAATTCGAACGACTTCAAGCGAATTCCCCGGCTGGGTAGCCGCCACGTATACAAGCAAAGACGGATCACCCGTATTTCCAGGCTGTACTTCAACTTCTGCACAAGACAATCCATCCACTTCGGTTAATCTGCGTATTTTGGCATCCTGAATGGCATACATTTGTTATCGCGCTCCTTTGTCCATTTCATGTACTTTGTTCGATCTGGTATCGGGTCTCTGGTGTTCCCAAGCGATAAATCTCCCGATACACCTGCTGTAACACAGCTTCATATGCACGGTTTACAGACTCCTCCGGCGTATCCGGCCAAGGGAATACCATTCCTGGAAAGGCTTCTTCCTCTTTTTCCTGCATCAGATTAAGCAGTCCCAGTAATTGTTCCGCCTCCTGAGGCGTCGCCTGGATCACCCATTCATACGACGTTGCGTGCGGATCCGGAATAACGGAGCGCCCCATGACAGATACATAATAGGTCATACTGTCCATTTGCAAGTTCTCTCCTTCACAGGCATGTTGAGGCCGTTGTCCCTAGAACTAGTTTCCGAAGAGGACAGACATTTTATGCCTGCTTTCGGCATATATTTGTTACGACTTCTGACGAAAAAAACAACATTTGTGGCTGTTAGTGACTTAAGCAGCCATACGGATGAATGACTCGACTAAGAAAGGATGAACAAACCATGTGCGGTATAACCGGCTTCATACAGTGGAATCGGGATTTGACCCAGGAATCAGAGCTGCTGGTTCGGATGACGGACAGCTTGTCGAACCGGGGGCCCGACGCTTCAGGTACATGGATCTCCAATCCTTGTGCGTTCGGACATCGGCGTCTCAGCGTTATGGACCCGGAGAACGGGGCACAGCCCATGCATGCGTTACAGGGAGACACCTCCTATACCGTCGTGTATAACGGAGAACTATACAATGCACCCGAGTTGAAAAAGGAATTGCTCCAGCGCGGACACCATTTCCGCACACAATGTGATACGGAAGTGCTGCTCGCCTCTTATATTGAGTGGGGACCGGCCTGCGTTGACCGGTTTAACGGAATTTTTGCTTTTGCCATATGGGATGGCGGACGCGAACAGGTTTTTATCGCCCGTGATCGGCTGGGCGTCAAGCCCCTGTTCTACAGTCATGCAAAGGATGCACTCGTATTTGGCTCCGAACCCAAAGCACTGCTCATCCACCCGGATGTTGAAGCTGCGGTAGGCCCTGAAGGTTTGGCAGAAGTATTTATTGTTGGTCCTGCCCGGACACCTGGACACGGCGTATACTCCTCCCTTAATGAGCTCAAACCTGCGCATGCACTTATTTACAACCGAAACGGGATTAAAACCTACCCTTACTGGAAGCTGGAAAGTCAGCATCACGAACATAATCTGGATGAGACAGCTGCTGAAGTACGCAGACTGTTACAGGATACATTAGAACGCCAATTGGCTTCAGACGTTCCGGTCTGCTCTCTTTTGTCAGGGGGACTGGATTCAAGCGCTCTATCTGCGTTAGCGGTGGATTATTATAATCGTACAGGTCAAGGTCAGGTCAGTACGTATTCCGTAGACTATGTGGATAATGCAAAACATTTTCAGGCCCATTCCTTCCAACCTGGTGCAGATGGACCCTGGATTAAGCGTATGGTAGATGAACTGAAGACAGATCATCACTGGATTGAGATTGAAAATGGCGAGTTGGTTCATGCCCTGACCCAGGCGATGCTTGTGCGGGATTTACCGGGTATGGCAGATGTAGATTCCTCTCTCTATCTGTTCTGTAAGGAAATCAAAAAAGGAGCCACCGTTGCCATTTCGGGCGAAGCAGCGGATGAAGTATTTGGCGGTTATCCCTGGTTCCATCGGGAAGAGATGCTGAACTCCGGTACATTCCCATGGTCTGTAGCGCCTGATATGCGAGCAGGATTGTTATCTCCGGACATTCGGGAGTGGATCAGACCACTCGATTATCTAGCGGACCGTTACTCGGATGCTGTGGCTGAAGTGCCTTTACTCGATGGAGAGACCGGTAAGGCAGCCCAAATGCGAGTCATGTCTTATCTGAACATCACCCGGTTCATGCCAACATTGTTGGATCGGAAAGATCGGATGAGTATGGGAGCCGGGCTTGAGGTTCGGGTGCCTTACTGTGATCATCGTTTGATTCAATATGTATTCAACGTGCCTTGGGACATGAAAATGACAGGCGGAAGGGAAAAAGGCATTCTGCGCAAAGCGCTGGAAGGTGTACTGCCTGACGATGTGTTGTATCGGAAAAAGAGTCCATATCCGAAAACACATAACCCGCAGTATCTTGCTGCCGTTAAACAGCAGGTGCTGGATATTCTGGATGACGCAAGCTCACCGATCTTGCCATTAATCGACAAGGCTCAAATTCGCAAATTGGCCTCCTCGCCGGATGCTTCATCGAACCTGCCCTGGTTTGGACAGTTAATGTCGGGTCCACAGTTGTTTGCTTATCTGACACAGATCAACTCGTGGTTGCGTACGTACAAAGTGGCCATTCGATAAATAATGCTATCTTTTCATTCGTAAAAGGGGTGCCGCTTAGCAGCATAGTAGCTGTTAAGCGGCACCCCTTTGTCATACTCAAATTATTATAGCTACACATCATCCTACTTTAAATAACCAAGAGACTGCTGTAATTCTTCCGCAACCTCTTCCTGCCTACTTGCTGACTGATATCTATTGATTAATCAGAACCGGATTACGCTCAAGCAGTCCACTGCCAAAGATATCTCTGAACGGAGAATCCTCCATATGAATATAACCGATGTAACAGCCACACTTCTTCATGCCACACGGCCGATCTGCGGCCAAAGCCTCCAAACCATCGCGGTAGAGATGCCCAATAATCCGACGATCCTTGTAGCACCTCTTTACATGCCCTGACCCTTGCACATAAAATACCTCCGAACCCGCGGAACAGCGCTTGCCCAGACTCTCATAATCCCGCAGATTCCCATCAAACAGCGGATCAACGGATCGTAAAAAGTCCACCTCTTCCACGCTGTAATATTTGGGTCGATCTTTAAATGCATTGATCCACATATACACGTCATCGGGTAATGCCTGTCTCATCGATTCAATAGCAGGAAATGCGCTACGCAATCCAACCGTCCCCACACTGAAAGCAAGTCCCATCTCACGTAAAGTCAAACATTGTTTGACGAAGGAAGACTCCTTCGTCTCTCGTGGGTGATAGGTCGCCCAAAATGCTGCTTTATCCCGATTCAACTCGCGGGCCCAGTCCAGTTTGACAGACAGATTGGTTTGGACTGCAATTTTGTCCACATGTGGCATATGGGATAGTTCTATCATTGCTTCCCGATACCAACGTCTTACCAGAGCTTCTCCATATGGGTTAAAGAAAATCGAAAATTGATGACCAGCACTCTCCTGATCCCTCACCCATTTCACAAATTGACGCAGTTGTTGTTCATCCGCTTCCAACGTCTCCTTGGAATCTACCGTTTTGCTAAACGGACAGTACGGGCAGTCGTAATTACATGACGACAGCTTACCCCGATAATACAAGGTTGCTCTCATGAGAACACAAACCCTTCCATTTGTTCACGTACCTCAGCGGAGATGAGCCAATCTCCAATGGCATCCGAGTAGCCCAATCCCTCTTCTGTCAGACGCAGCACCCGATTACCCTTATCGTCCTGCTCGAGCTCAGCCATGCCCTCAGACAACAGTTCACTCAACCATCCGTAGTCTGACATAACTTCCGTTCCGAATCGTTGATCATAATCCGACAGCGCCAAGCCTTCCCGATGCAGCAGAGCTTTCAGAATAAAGCGGCGCTTCTGCTCCTCCCGGCTGAGTACAATGCCGTAATCGGCCACATCATAACGCTCGGTTGCCACATAATCGGCGATGATGCTCTGTGTGGCCTTATAACTAACACCATACTTGGAAGCATAATGTACTTCACTGGTATAAGAGCGTGCACCGCACCCCAGACCAACCATGCCTTCCTCCTGACAGCTGTAGGGTAGAAGCTCTTTGCTTCCAGAAGATGATTGTTCTTTGGCAAATCTGCGCAT contains these protein-coding regions:
- the asnB gene encoding asparagine synthase (glutamine-hydrolyzing) — translated: MCGITGFIQWNRDLTQESELLVRMTDSLSNRGPDASGTWISNPCAFGHRRLSVMDPENGAQPMHALQGDTSYTVVYNGELYNAPELKKELLQRGHHFRTQCDTEVLLASYIEWGPACVDRFNGIFAFAIWDGGREQVFIARDRLGVKPLFYSHAKDALVFGSEPKALLIHPDVEAAVGPEGLAEVFIVGPARTPGHGVYSSLNELKPAHALIYNRNGIKTYPYWKLESQHHEHNLDETAAEVRRLLQDTLERQLASDVPVCSLLSGGLDSSALSALAVDYYNRTGQGQVSTYSVDYVDNAKHFQAHSFQPGADGPWIKRMVDELKTDHHWIEIENGELVHALTQAMLVRDLPGMADVDSSLYLFCKEIKKGATVAISGEAADEVFGGYPWFHREEMLNSGTFPWSVAPDMRAGLLSPDIREWIRPLDYLADRYSDAVAEVPLLDGETGKAAQMRVMSYLNITRFMPTLLDRKDRMSMGAGLEVRVPYCDHRLIQYVFNVPWDMKMTGGREKGILRKALEGVLPDDVLYRKKSPYPKTHNPQYLAAVKQQVLDILDDASSPILPLIDKAQIRKLASSPDASSNLPWFGQLMSGPQLFAYLTQINSWLRTYKVAIR
- a CDS encoding STM4011 family radical SAM protein, with the translated sequence MRATLYYRGKLSSCNYDCPYCPFSKTVDSKETLEADEQQLRQFVKWVRDQESAGHQFSIFFNPYGEALVRRWYREAMIELSHMPHVDKIAVQTNLSVKLDWARELNRDKAAFWATYHPRETKESSFVKQCLTLREMGLAFSVGTVGLRSAFPAIESMRQALPDDVYMWINAFKDRPKYYSVEEVDFLRSVDPLFDGNLRDYESLGKRCSAGSEVFYVQGSGHVKRCYKDRRIIGHLYRDGLEALAADRPCGMKKCGCYIGYIHMEDSPFRDIFGSGLLERNPVLINQ